A region of the Paracoccus pantotrophus genome:
CCGCCGCTCTGGCCATTTCGACCGGGCTTGCGGGCATCGCGCAGGCGCAGGAAGGCGAGCCGATCAAGATCGGCGTGCTGCATTCGCTTTCGGGCACGATGGCGATTTCGGAAACCACGCTGAAGGACACCGTCCTGATGATGGTCGAGCGCCAGAACGCCAGGGGCGGGCTGCTGGGCCGCCCGCTGGAGGCCGTGGTGGTCGATCCGGCCTCGGACTGGCCGCTGTTCGCCGAAAAGGCGCGCGAACTGCTGACCGTCAGCGATGTGGACGTGATCTTCGGCGCCTGGACCTCGGTTTCCCGCAAATCCGTGCTGCCGGTGCTGGAGGAACTCAACGGGCTGATGTTCTATCCCGTGCAATACGAGGGCGAGGAAAGCTCGAAGAACGTCATCTATACCGGCGCCGCCCCGAACCAGCAGGCGATCCCGGCGGTCGATTACATGATGGAGGAACTGGGCGTCGAGAAATGGGCGCTCCTGGGCACCGATTACGTCTATCCGCGTACCACGAACAACATCCTTGACGCCTATCTGAAGGACAAGGGCGTCGCCGCGGCAGACATCTTCGTCAACTATACCCCTTTCGGGCATTCGGACTGGTCCAAGATCGTCGCGGACGTGGTGGCGCTTGGTGCGGACGGCAAGAAGGTCGGCGTCGTCTCGACCATCAACGGCGATGCCAATGTCGGCTTCTACAAGGAGCTGGCGGCGGCAGGCGTCTCGGCCGAGGACATTCCGGTCATCGCCTTCTCGGTCGGCGAGGAAGAGCTTTCCGGCCTGGATACCGCGAACCTGGTCGGGCATCTGGCCGCCTGGAACTATTTCCAATCCGCCGACACGCCGGAAAACGCCGCCTTCATCGAGGAATGGCACAAGTTCATCGGCGACGACAAGCGCGTGACCAACGACCCGATGGAGGCGACGATGATCGGCTTCAGCGCCTGGGTCGCGGCGGTCGAAAAGGCCGGCACCACCGATGTCGATCCGGTGCTTGACGCCATCGTCGGCATCGAGGTGCCGAACCTGACCGGCGGCACCGCGACGGTCCTGCCCAACCACCACCTGACCAAGCCGGTGCTGATCGGCGAGATCCGCGCCGACGGCCAGTTCGACATCGTCAGCCAGACCGATCCGGTGCCCGGCGACGCCTGGACCGACTACCTGCCCGAATCCGCCGTGCTGGATGCCGACTGGCCGGGCAAGCAATGCGGCATGTTCAACACGCAGACCAACAGCTGCGTGCAGGTCCAGTCGAACTACTGACCGGCCTTTGGGGGCGGTGCTGCCGCCCTCTTGCGCCTCCAGACGGGAATGCCCATGACCTGCCGCCTGATCGCCCTGCTGCTGAGCCTGTTCCTGGCCTTGCCCGCCGCCGCCAATCCGGCGCTGGAAACGGTCGTCGCCGACAACCTGGACCAGATCCAGCACCCCTCGCGCCGCACGGTCGAGCCGGTGGTGGCCCGGATCGCCGCCACCGGACCCGAGGGGCTGGCGCTGCTATCGGCCTGGGTGGACCGCGCGCTTGGCCTGGCCGACGGGCGGCTGGTGATCGTCACGGGCGACGGTGCCACGGACGCGGTGACGGGGCAGGCCGTCACGGGCGCGAAGCCGAAGATGCTGCGCCCCAATGCCGGGGTGCGCGGCGTGATCGAATCGGCGCTGGTCGCGGGCGAGATTGCCAGCCCCGACCCGGCCCGCCGCGCCGCCGCGCTGGCCAGCATCGCCCGCGACGGCACCGCCGCGCATCTGGCCGCCCTGCGCGCCGCCGCACCCGAGCCGGACCCCGCGCTGGCCGCCCGCCGCGCCCGGATCGAAAAGCTGCTGACCATCCGCTTCGACGCCGACCCCGCCGCGCGGGTGGCAGCCATCCAGGACATGGCGGGCGACGTGAGCCTTGATTTCCGCGCCGCGCTGAACCCTTTGCTGGCGACCTGGCGCGTGGCCGCGGCCGAGGAGCCGCAGGGCGCCAATATCGCCCGCGAATTGCGCCTGGGCTCCGACGATTTCCCGCGCGAGGCCGCCGTCGCCCTGCTGACCGCGCAGGGGCTGATCCAGCCGCGCCTGACCGCCGCCGACCAGCGCAATGCGCTGGCCGCGCATATCGTCGATGGCAAGGTGGGCGGCATTGCCGTCGCCGAGCTGTCCGACCCGAAGGCCCGCGACCGCGCCTATGAGGCGCTGGAGAGGGCGGGAACCGTCCCGCCCGCCGCCACCGAGGCCGAGACCGAGGCGGCGCTGGCAGGCACCCGCTTCTTCGATGTCTATGCCGAACCGGATGCGGCCGTGACCGACGCCGCCCGCGCCGCGCAAAGGGGCGCGGAATGGCGGCTGGCGGCGATGAAGGGAATCGATCTGGGGCTGGATGCGCTGTCTCTTGCCTCGATCTGTTTCCTGGCCGCCATCGGGCTGGCGATCACCTTCGGGGTGATGCGGGTCATCAACATGGCGCATGGCGAATTCATCATGATGGGCGCCTATACCGGCTATGTCGCGCAGACCGTGATCGCGGATCGCACCCTGTCGCTGGTGGCGGCGCTGCCGCTGGCCTTCGCTGTGACCTTTGCCGCCGGGGTGATGCTTTACCGGCTGGTGATCCGGCACCTGGCGCATCGCCCGCTGGAGACGCTGCTGGCGACCTTCGGCGTGTCGATCGCGCTGCAACAGCTTGCCAAGAACGTCTTCGGCACGCAGGCCCGGCCGCTGACCGCGCCCGCATGGCTGGAAGGCGCGATCACGCTGAACGACGTGGTCTCGATATCGACCATCCGGGTGGCGATCTTCGGGCTGGCACTGCTGTTCCTGGGCCTGTTCCTTATCATCATGAAGCGCACGCGGCTGGGGCTGGAAGTCCGCGCGGTGACGCAAAACCCCGGCATGGCGGCCAGCATGGGGATCAACCCCGACCGCATCGCCATGCTGACCTTTGGCCTCGGCTCGGGAATCGCCGGGATCGCGGGCGTGGCCATCGGCCTGTTTGCCCAGGTCACGTCCGAGCTGGGCCAGCAATATATCGTGCAAAGCTTCATGACGGTGGTGGTGGGCGGCGTCGGCAACATCTGGGGCACGCTGGCGGGCGCCGGGCTGATCGGGGTGCTGTCGAAGGTGATCGAATCCTTCAACCCCTCGAACACGCTGGCGGCGCAGACCTTCATGATCCTGTTCATCGTGATCTTCATCCAGTTCCGGCCGCGCGGCATCATCCCGCAGCGCGGCCGTGCGGCAGAGGCGTGACATGACCCGGCAACCCTTCATCCTGCGCAACCCCTCGGTGCTGGCCGTCCTGGCGCTGCTGGCCGCCTTTACGCTTGCCGTGACGCTGATGAGCGCGGCCTATGGGTCGGGCGTCATCCCCACCTCGACCGTCAAGGTGCTGGGCAAGACGCTGTGCCTGGCGCTGGCCGCCCTGGCGATGGACCTGGTCTGGGGCTACCTGGGCATCCTCAGCCTGGGGCAGATGGCCTTCTTCGCGCTTGGCGGCTACATGATCGGGCAATGGCTGATGTATGCCCGCACCGAGGCCATCGTCGCCGCATCGCTTTCCGGCAACCCGATCCCGCCCACCGCGCAGGAATTGCGCGAGGCGGTGGCCAACCAGATCTTCGGCGTCGTCGGCTCGGCGGACCTGCCGCTGGTCTGGACCCTGGCCCATTCGCTGACGGCGCAGCTGGTCCTGGTGGTCGCGGTGCCGGGGCTGCTGGCGCTGGTCTTCGGTTGGCTGGCGTTCCGGTCGCGGGTCAACGGCGTCTACCTGTCGATCCTGACGCAGGCGATGACGCTGGCGCTGGCCCTGTGGCTGTTCCAGAACGACAGCGGCTTTCGCGGCAACAACGGGCTGTCGGGATTGCAGAACATCCCCGGCCTCGATGGCGTGTCGCAGGCGCGGCTCTCGGTCTGGTTCCTCTGGGCCTCGGCCGCCGCGCTGGCGTTGTTCTACCTCCTGGCCGCATGGGTGGTCGGCGGCAAGTTCGGCAGCGTCATCCGCGCCATCCGCGACGACGAGACCCGCGTGCGCTTCCTGGGCTATCCGGTCGAGGGCTTCAAGCTGGCAGTCTTTACCCTGGCTGCGATGATCACCGCCATCGCCGGCGCGCTCTATTACCCGCAGGCCGGCATCATCAACCCGGCGGAGCTGATGCCCATCGCCTCGATCTACCTGGCGGTCTGGGTGGCGATCGGCGGGCGCGGCCGGCTTTACGGCGCCATGATCGGCGCCATCGTGGTCTCGCTGCTGTCCAGCTGGTTCACCGGCGGCCGCGCGCCCGACCTGAACCTGCCGGGCTATACGGTCAAATGGGTGGACTGGTGGCAGGTGGCGCTTGGCCTTTCCTTCGTGCTGGTGACGCTTTTCGCCCCCAAGGGCATCGCGGGGATCGTCGACCGGCTGGCTGGCATCCTGCCGCCGCGCCGCCACGGCCGCGCCCTTGGCCCCGATCAGGGCGCATTGCAGGAACAGGAGGCCAAGGCATGACCGCGCTTCTTGAAGTGGACGGGATCTCGGTCAGCTTCGACGGGTTCCGGGCGATCAACAACCTGTCTTTCAGCATCGGCGCGGCGGAACTGCGCGCGGTGATCGGCCCCAACGGCGCGGGCAAGACCACCTTCATGGACATCGTGACCGGCAAGACCCGGCCCGATTCCGGCGATGTGAAATTCGGCGAAAGCTCGCGCTCGCTGCTGCGGATGAACGAGGCGCAGATTGCGCGGGCCGGCATCGGCCGCAAGTTCCAGCGGCCCACCGTCTTCGAGGACCAAAGCGTCGCCGCCAACCTGACCATGGCGCTGAAGGCGCACCGCGGCCCCTTTGCGGTGCTGTTCTGGAAGCCCTCGGCCGCGTCGCGCGCGCAGGTGGCGGAACTGGCGGCCGAGGTCGGGCTGGCCGAGCACATCCACCGCAAGGCGGGCGAATTGAGCCACGGCCAGAAGCAATGGCTGGAGATCGGCATGCTGCTGGCCTCGGCCCCGCGCCTGCTGCTGGTGGACGAGCCGGCGGCCGGCATGACCCTGGCCGAGCGCGAGCAGACCACGGCGCTGCTGGTGCGGCTGGCCAAGACCCGCGCCGTGGTGGTGGTCGAGCACGACATGGACTTCGTGCGCCGGCTGGATTGCAAGGTGACGGTGCTGCACCAGGGCTCGGTGCTGGCCGAGGGCAGCCTGGACCATGTGACCCGCAATCCCGACGTGATCGAAGTCTATCTGGGGCGCTGAGACATGCTGGAAGCCAGGAACCTGACCCTTCACTATGGCGGCAGCCAGATCCTTCACGGCATCGACATCGACGCCCGGCCCGGTCGCGTGACCTGCGTGATGGGCAATAACGGCGTGGGCAAGACCTCGCTGCTGAGCCTGCTGGCCGGACGGCACCCCCGCTCGGGCGGCACGATCCGCCTTGACGGGCGCGAACTGGGCCGGGTGACGGCGCAGCAGATGGCGCGGCTGGGCGTGGGCTATGTCCCGCAGGGCCGGGCGATCTTTCCGATGCTGACCGTGCGCGAGAACATGGAGACGGGTTTCGCCTGTCTGCCCCGCAACCAGCGCCGCATCCCGGACGAGATCGTCGACAGCTTTCCCGTGCTGGCCGAGATGGCGCATCGGCGCGGCGGCGACCTGTCGGGCGGCCAGCAGCAACAGCTGGCTATCGCCCGCGCGCTGATCACCCGGCCGCGCGTCCTGCTGCTGGACGAGCCGACCGAGGGCATCCAGCCCAACATCATCGCCCAGATCGGCCGGGTGATCGCCGCGCTTCGCGAGCGGGGCGACATGGCCATCGTGCTGGTCGAGCAATATTTCGACTTCGCGTGGGATCTGGGCGACGACTTCCTGGTGCTGGAACGCGGCAGGCCGGTGGCCCAGGGATCGAAGGCCGATCTGCGGCGCGAGGATCTGCATGCGCGGCTGGCAGGCCACGCGGCATGATGGCTCCAACCCCTGCCGGGTCAAGAAATCGGGCACGCGAAGCCGGCCAGCCCGGTGAAGCGTATTTCCCCGGTTCCGGGCCGGTCCTGGCCGGCAAGCGCGGGTGGCGGGCAGGGTTTCGGCCGGGTCCGCTCAGGCCCACCGGCGGCACAGGACCAGTTTCGCCGCAAGCCCCTGTTCGGCCTGGAAGAACTCCAGCCGCCCGCCATGCTGCGCGGCGATGGTCGAGACGATGGCCAGCCCCAGCCCCATGCCCGAGGCCGCGCCGGCATTGCCGCCGCGCTGGAAGGCGCCGGTCAGCCGCGCCAGGTCTTCGCCGGTCAGCACCGATCCGCGATCGGTGACGGTGATCCACGCGTCATCCGCATCGCCATCCACCATCACCGCGGCCTCGCGGCCGTATTTCAGCGCATTGTCGATCAGGTTCGACAGCGCGCGGCGCAGCGAGGTGGGCTGGCCGCGCATCAGGATCGCGTGGGCCTCGACCGGCTGGCGCGCCTGCGCGCGCGAAAACAGCGTGCCCGCGCGGGCGGCCCGGATCGGCGCGGGGATCAGCCGCACCGGCATGCCCACGTCCTGATAATCGGCCACCACCGCCTCGGCCAGCGAGGTCAGCGAAAGCTGCCGGAACGGCTCGGCCCCGATCTCGGCGCGGGTATAGGTCAGCACGCCGTCGATCATCGTCGTCATCTCGTCGATGTCGCGCTCGAGCTTGCTGCGCAGGGCGTCATCCTCGATCAGCGCGCTGCGCAGCCGCAGGCGCGTGGCGGGGGTGCCCAGATCATGGCTGACCCCCGACAGGACCAGCGCGCGGTTTTCCAGCGCGGCGCGGTCCTGCGCGACATAGGCGTTCACCGCCTCGGCGGTCTGGCGCAACTCCTCGACGCCCCCCACCGGCAGGGCGGCATTGCGCGCCCGGTGATCGCGCAGCGCCGCGGCGAAGCTGGAAAAGGCGCCCGACACCTCGGCCACCCAGCCCAGCAGCAGAAGCAGCGCGCCCCCCAGCACCGACCCCGCCAGCAATCGCCGGTCCGGGGGCGCGG
Encoded here:
- the urtB gene encoding urea ABC transporter permease subunit UrtB, with protein sequence MPMTCRLIALLLSLFLALPAAANPALETVVADNLDQIQHPSRRTVEPVVARIAATGPEGLALLSAWVDRALGLADGRLVIVTGDGATDAVTGQAVTGAKPKMLRPNAGVRGVIESALVAGEIASPDPARRAAALASIARDGTAAHLAALRAAAPEPDPALAARRARIEKLLTIRFDADPAARVAAIQDMAGDVSLDFRAALNPLLATWRVAAAEEPQGANIARELRLGSDDFPREAAVALLTAQGLIQPRLTAADQRNALAAHIVDGKVGGIAVAELSDPKARDRAYEALERAGTVPPAATEAETEAALAGTRFFDVYAEPDAAVTDAARAAQRGAEWRLAAMKGIDLGLDALSLASICFLAAIGLAITFGVMRVINMAHGEFIMMGAYTGYVAQTVIADRTLSLVAALPLAFAVTFAAGVMLYRLVIRHLAHRPLETLLATFGVSIALQQLAKNVFGTQARPLTAPAWLEGAITLNDVVSISTIRVAIFGLALLFLGLFLIIMKRTRLGLEVRAVTQNPGMAASMGINPDRIAMLTFGLGSGIAGIAGVAIGLFAQVTSELGQQYIVQSFMTVVVGGVGNIWGTLAGAGLIGVLSKVIESFNPSNTLAAQTFMILFIVIFIQFRPRGIIPQRGRAAEA
- a CDS encoding sensor histidine kinase, whose product is MPSRLSLRWLASLWVVLAMAAGGGGVWLWMASQAAWKTHLDRAYIAGLALHDSLENGSALPEGVTLVQQGAAPTLPAGWHETLLTLTGGGRPDLSRGARLSIRVQSPDIQYPVAEVRSYGGGSQAAGLASVTRTLARFCSTPRLFVQSDTGPWLHIQGAAIWGCDAAPPDRRLLAGSVLGGALLLLLGWVAEVSGAFSSFAAALRDHRARNAALPVGGVEELRQTAEAVNAYVAQDRAALENRALVLSGVSHDLGTPATRLRLRSALIEDDALRSKLERDIDEMTTMIDGVLTYTRAEIGAEPFRQLSLTSLAEAVVADYQDVGMPVRLIPAPIRAARAGTLFSRAQARQPVEAHAILMRGQPTSLRRALSNLIDNALKYGREAAVMVDGDADDAWITVTDRGSVLTGEDLARLTGAFQRGGNAGAASGMGLGLAIVSTIAAQHGGRLEFFQAEQGLAAKLVLCRRWA
- the urtE gene encoding urea ABC transporter ATP-binding subunit UrtE → MLEARNLTLHYGGSQILHGIDIDARPGRVTCVMGNNGVGKTSLLSLLAGRHPRSGGTIRLDGRELGRVTAQQMARLGVGYVPQGRAIFPMLTVRENMETGFACLPRNQRRIPDEIVDSFPVLAEMAHRRGGDLSGGQQQQLAIARALITRPRVLLLDEPTEGIQPNIIAQIGRVIAALRERGDMAIVLVEQYFDFAWDLGDDFLVLERGRPVAQGSKADLRREDLHARLAGHAA
- the urtA gene encoding urea ABC transporter substrate-binding protein, whose product is MNRIIGAAAALAISTGLAGIAQAQEGEPIKIGVLHSLSGTMAISETTLKDTVLMMVERQNARGGLLGRPLEAVVVDPASDWPLFAEKARELLTVSDVDVIFGAWTSVSRKSVLPVLEELNGLMFYPVQYEGEESSKNVIYTGAAPNQQAIPAVDYMMEELGVEKWALLGTDYVYPRTTNNILDAYLKDKGVAAADIFVNYTPFGHSDWSKIVADVVALGADGKKVGVVSTINGDANVGFYKELAAAGVSAEDIPVIAFSVGEEELSGLDTANLVGHLAAWNYFQSADTPENAAFIEEWHKFIGDDKRVTNDPMEATMIGFSAWVAAVEKAGTTDVDPVLDAIVGIEVPNLTGGTATVLPNHHLTKPVLIGEIRADGQFDIVSQTDPVPGDAWTDYLPESAVLDADWPGKQCGMFNTQTNSCVQVQSNY
- the urtC gene encoding urea ABC transporter permease subunit UrtC — protein: MTRQPFILRNPSVLAVLALLAAFTLAVTLMSAAYGSGVIPTSTVKVLGKTLCLALAALAMDLVWGYLGILSLGQMAFFALGGYMIGQWLMYARTEAIVAASLSGNPIPPTAQELREAVANQIFGVVGSADLPLVWTLAHSLTAQLVLVVAVPGLLALVFGWLAFRSRVNGVYLSILTQAMTLALALWLFQNDSGFRGNNGLSGLQNIPGLDGVSQARLSVWFLWASAAALALFYLLAAWVVGGKFGSVIRAIRDDETRVRFLGYPVEGFKLAVFTLAAMITAIAGALYYPQAGIINPAELMPIASIYLAVWVAIGGRGRLYGAMIGAIVVSLLSSWFTGGRAPDLNLPGYTVKWVDWWQVALGLSFVLVTLFAPKGIAGIVDRLAGILPPRRHGRALGPDQGALQEQEAKA
- the urtD gene encoding urea ABC transporter ATP-binding protein UrtD, which produces MTALLEVDGISVSFDGFRAINNLSFSIGAAELRAVIGPNGAGKTTFMDIVTGKTRPDSGDVKFGESSRSLLRMNEAQIARAGIGRKFQRPTVFEDQSVAANLTMALKAHRGPFAVLFWKPSAASRAQVAELAAEVGLAEHIHRKAGELSHGQKQWLEIGMLLASAPRLLLVDEPAAGMTLAEREQTTALLVRLAKTRAVVVVEHDMDFVRRLDCKVTVLHQGSVLAEGSLDHVTRNPDVIEVYLGR